The following is a genomic window from Flavobacteriales bacterium.
GGCCGGACAGGCCGGTGGGGCGCTTGAGCGCGGGCCCTCCGGCGGTGATCACGCCCAGGTCGGTGCCACCGCGCATGGCGCTGCGGTTGCCCGCGTGGCGGAAGGGGCCGATGCTCACGTCGCAGCCGCCATTGGTGGCGCTGATCCGCACCCGGTAGCTCACCCGGCCCATCGTTTCCTCGCGGCCCGTGATGTCCCTCGACCGGAAGTTGAAGTGCGCGCTGCCCTCCAGCTGATCGGAGCGATCGCCTGCGGGCGCCAGCGCGGCCCCCGGCTCCCGGCCAAAGGTCTGGGTCCAGGCCCGCTGCGCCCGTTCGATCACCTGCGCCTGGCTCAGCGGAAGACTGTAGGCGGCCGAGATCACCAGGGCCTGGGTGCTGTCGGCCTGTGCCCGAAGACCGAACGCCACCAGCCAGGAGCACAACAGCAGCAGGCCGCGCATGGTGCGGCGAAGGTACGGGGGTGGTGCGGGATGAGGACTACTTTTGCCGCCCTCTTCACCATCAACTTCACATCCATGGCAGGTGCAACGGCCCTCAAAGTGGGCGTCTTCTATGACGGCAGCTACTTCACCCACGTCAGCAACTACTACAACTATGTGCATCCGCACCGCCGGCGCATCCACATCGGTGGCCTGCACGACTACATCCGCCACATGGTGGGCGAACGCGAAGGCACGCACCCCAATCTCTGCCACATCATCGACGCGCATTTCTTCCGCGGGCGCTTCACGGCGCGGGAGGCCAACGAGAAGCCGAACCAGCTTTACTACGACCGCGTGTTCGACGATGTGCTGATGTACAACGCGGTGCAGACGCACTACCTGCCGGTGAAGGACCTCATGGGCCGCAAACGGGAGAAGGGGATCGACGTGCTGATGGCGTTGGAGACCTACGAGCTGTGCATGCTGAAGCGCTACGACATCGTGGTGCTGATCGCCAGCGATGGCGACCATGTGCCACTGGTGCGCAAGCTGCATGCGCTGGGCTGCAAGACCATGCTGCTCGGCTGGGATTTCGAGTTCACCGATCAGGAGAGCGGAGAGGTGCAGGTGACCAAGACGAGCACGGACCTGTGGAACGAGGTGAGCTATCCGATGCCGATGCACGACCTGATCGACGAGGGCCTGCGCGACAATGACGCGGTGGTGCGGGAACTGTTCGTGCTGCGCGACACCACGGTGCGCGAGGGCGAGGAGGGGGCGCCCATGTCCGCTGCGCTGCCGGTGGACGATGAGCGGCACCGGAGCACGGTGATGAGCCTTCACAACGGTTACGGCTTCATCCGCTTCCCCGACAACAACCTGTTCTTCCTGCGCGACGACCTGATCGACATTCCCTTCGCCGAACTGGTGGTGGGGGATGAGCTGGAGTTCAACGTGGCGATGAACGCCAAGGGCCAGCGGGTGGCCAAGCGGATCACGCGCCCGAGCTGAGGGGCACGGCCAGCATGAAGGTGCATCCGGTGCCCGGGCCGGCGCTATGCGCCACCAGGCGGCCTCCGTGCGCTTGCGCCCACTGCCGGGCCCGTGCCAGCGTGCTTCTGGATTGGCCTTCACCGGCGGTGGGCTGCGATCCGAGCCAGGCGTAGCGGTCGAACACCTGTGCGAGGTCCTCCGCGCTCAGTCCCACACCCCGGTCGATCACGCGCACCACGGCATCCTGGTCGTGGGGTATGGCTTGCATCCGGATGGTGGAACCTTCGGGGGCGAACTTCGACGCGTTGGTCAGCAGCGCGTGCACCAGGTCGACGAGCACGTCCTGTTCCCCACGGATCGGCAGCGGCCCGGCGATGTCGAGATCCAGGGTCTGCTGTTTGCGGGCGAAGCGTGCTGCACTGCGCTCCGCCGCGAGCCGCGCGATGGACGCAAGGTCGGTGGGGCGCAGGTCCAGTGCACCCGGACCACGTTCCACGCCGAGGTCATCGAGCGCGCGTTCCAGGGTGTGCATGGCCAGGAAGAGGTTGCGCTCGGCGAAGCGGTGCAGCTCATCGGCATCGAGGCCGGGCACCGGCTCCCGCAGGCCGCGGAGGGCCTCCAGCGTGGCGCCGATGCGGTTCTTGAGGTCGTGCGAGAGCCGGTGCAGCCGCTCGTTCAGGGCGCGGGGGTCACCGGTGCCGGTGGGCTCAGTGGGCGACATTGGCGCGGAGCAGTTGCTCCAGCATGTCCGTGAGGCCGTCGGAGCTGATGGGTTTCGCCAGGTAGCGCGCCCCTTTCAGTGCCCGGATGGCGTCCACCACCTCGGGCTTGGTGCTGGCCGTCAGGAACAGGATGGGGATGGGGTCCGTGGCGTGGATCTGCCGGGCGAGGTCCAGGCCGGTGCGCGGGCCCTTGAGGTACACGTCCATGATGATCACATCGGGGCGTTCCTGGTCGAGCAGGTCCTCGGCCTCCTCGCTGCTGCGGGCCACCCCGATCACCTCGAAGCCCATGCGCTCGATCTGTAGGCGGTAGCCGAAGGAGATGATGGCCTCATCCTCGATGATCAGGACCTTTTTCATGGGGTGGGGGTGTTTTCGGAGGCCTTGCGTGCCTGATGGCCGGCCACGACACGTTCGAAGGATTCCACAGTGAGCGCCTTTTCGACATAGCCGATCACGGACCGGTAGCGCCGGGCCTGGTCCATGTCACAGGGTCGGTTGCTTGAGCTGAACATCACCACCGAGGTGTGGTCGTTCGGCAGGATGCCGTCGTCCTCGCATGCGCCGACCAGGTCGAAGCCGGTCATGCCCGGCATGTTGATGTCGACGAACATCAGGTCGGGTCGGTCCCGCTCCGAACGGAGGTGCTCCAAGGCCGTGGTGGCGTTGGTGAAGCAGGTGATGCGCCCGGTGAAGCCGCTGCGCTTCAGCACCATGCGGGTGACGAAGTTGCAGTCCTCTTCATCGTCGATCAAGAGGATGTGCTCGATGTGGTCAGCGGCGGGCATGGGCCCCCTGCTACGTGAAGGGAAGGGCGAGGGTTCGGCGATCAGTCGCGCAACATGCGGTCGAGCATGTTCACGCCATCGGGCGGGCCCAGCACGTACAGCACGTCGTCCGGCTGCACACGGCTTGTGCCGTCCACGCCGGTGAGGACACGACCGCCGCGTTTGATAGCGAGCACGCTGACCCCGAACCGGCCCTTGAGGTCCACATCCATCAGTCGTTGGCCCACCACACGGCCCTTGCCGAACCGCACGGGAAGGGCGGCGAGCTCCTGCTCGGACGGGTTCACGGCCAGCGTTTCGGGCGGCCCACCGCGGTCCATGGAGCGCAAGGCCCGGTAGTGCGAACCGCGGACGCGCGTCACGAGCTCCTCCACTTCGTTCTCCGGCACCAGGTAACGGCGCAGGGTGCGGGCGAAGATCTCGATCGAGGTCTCGAACTCCTCGGGCACGACCTCGTTGGCGCCCAACCTGCGCAGCTCCTCGATGTCGTTGAGGTAGCGGGTGCGGACGATGAGGTGCGGAGCGTCGCTCATGCGTCGAACGCGGCTCACCACACGGCGGGTGGCTGCCGGGTCGCTGATGGCCACCACCACCACGCGGGCCCTGGCCACATGCACCTCCTCCAGCACGTGCTCGTTGCTGGCGTCGCCGATGATGACGTCCGCGCCCAGGCTCCGCGCCTGTTCGGCGAGGTCGGGGTCCATCTCCACCACCACATGGGCGATGCCGGCCAACCGGGCGGTCTGGGCCACGTTGCGGCCGTTGAGCCCGTAGCCGACGATGACCAGGTGGTCGCTCAGCCGGTGGGTGGTGCGCGCCTCGGTGCGGGCCTGCACCAGGGCGTCCAGGCGGTGCCGCAGCCGCACGGGCACGAATAGGCGCAGCAGCACCGCGGTCCACCGGCCCGAACCGCCGATGATCACCGGCGCCAGGCCCATGGTGGCGATGGACACCGAGAGGAAGAGCTGGTAATGGTCGCGGGTGAGCAGCTTCTGTTCCAGGCCCGTGGCACTGAGGATGAAGGCGAACTCGCCCACCTGGCAGAGCGCAAGGCCCGTGAGGAGCGCGGTCCGCAGCGGATACCGCAGCACCATGGCCGCCGCTGTTGCGATGAGCGTCTTGCCCACCAGGGTCAGCACCGTGAAGGCGATCACCAGACCGAGGTGCTTCACCAGGTATCCGGCGTCGAGCAGCATGCCGATGCTGACGAAGAAGAAGCTGATGAAGACCTCGTGGAAGGGGAGGATGTTCCCGGTGGCCTGGAACCGGTGCTCGCTCTCGCTGATCACGAGCCCGGCGAAGAACGCGCCGAGGGCCAGGCTGAGGCCGATGGCACTGGTGAGCCACGCCGTGGCGAAGCACAGCACCACGATGGTGGTGATGAAGAGCTCGCGGCTGTGGGTGCGCACCACGGCGTCCAGCAGACGGGGCACGGCATATCGGGCCAGCACATAGATGATGGCGAGCAGCACCAGCATCTTGCCGAGCATGCCGAAGAGGTCGCCGAAGGGATCGGAGCTGCGCCCCGCCAGCATGGGCGTCAGCAGGATCATGGGCACCACGACGATGTCCTGGTAGATGAGCATGGCCGAGGCCACGCGGCCGTGCGGCGCGCCCACGGCCCCTTGCTCCTGCAGCAGCTTCAGCACGATGGCCGTGCTGCTGAGGGCGAACAGGAAGCCCAGGAAGATGCTCGGCGGCCAGGCCAGGCCCAGCGCGTGGGCCGCGGCGGCGGTGAGGGCCACGGTGCCCGCCACCTGCAGCGTGCCGCCCACCAGGACCGTGCGCGCCACCGAGACCAGGCTCGAGAGGCTGAACTCGATGCCGATGACGAACAACAGGAAGATGACGCCGACCTCGGCGAGAAGCTCCACCTCGTGCGTGGCGCCCACCAGACCGAAGCCGTGCGGACCGCAGAGCGCGCCGGTGGCCAGGAAGCCCAACAGCACGGGCAGCTTGAAGCGCTTGAAGAGCAGGATCATGCCCACGGACAGGCCGAGGATGATGACGATCTCCTGGAGCAGCGGGATCTGCATCGGTCAGCGGTCCTTGAAGACGAGCCAGACGGCCGCCACCAGCAGCACCGCGGCCAGGGCGTGGTTCCAGCGGAGCGGTTCGGACCGGAAGGCGACGAGGGTGAAGACCGCGAACACCACCAGGGTGATCACCTCCTGCACCACCTTCAGCTGAACCAGGGTGAACGGGCCGCCATGGCCGGCGTGTCCGAGGCGGTTCGCCGGTACCTGCAGCACGTACTCGAAGAAAGCGATGCCCCAGCTGATGAGGATGATGCTGAACAGCCCCAGCCGCTTGGCCCAATGCCATTCCTGGAACTTCAGGTGCCCGTACCACGCCAGGGTCATGAATGTGTTGCTGGCGATCAGCAGAAGGATGGTCCAGAGGCCGCGCATGCCGCTTCGGTTCGCCGGCGAAGGTGGTGTGTCCACCAGTTGCCGTGACGGACCGGCGCCGGCAGTTGCCCAAGGTGGGGTGTTGATGGTCGCGCTGGGCGTGCGGGTCGGGCACGTCGACAGGGGGGCGGTCAGGACCGGTCGTCGCCCAGGCTGCTCCCCGGTCGGTCCGAACGGCGCGTTGCGTTCCAGGTCCTGTACTGCGCCGTGATCGGTGGCTTGCTACGGTCCACCTCGCGCAGCGGCTCGCAGGGCTTGAGCGTGGCATGCAGCTGGGCGGGCAGTTGCTGGTAGAGGCGGGTGCCCTCCGTCTTCCACGCGAGCATCTCATCGCTCACCTCCTTCACCGCCCGCGCGGGGTTGCCCACGATCACCTGGCGGGCGTCCCACACGCTGTCGGCCGGAAGGAAGCTGAGCGCGCCCACGATGCAGCCTTCACCCAGCACCACGTTGTCCATCAGCACCGCGTTCATGCCCACCAGGCAGTTGGCGCCGATGGTGGCCCCATGGATGATGGCACCGTGGCCGATGTGCGCGCCTGGGTGAAGCACCACCTTCACGCCGGGGAACATGTGGATGGTGCAGTTCTCCTGCACGTTGCAACCGTCCTTCACCACGATCTCCCCCCAGTCGCCGCGCAGGGCCGCGCCCGGGCCGATGTACACGTCGGCCCCGATCACCACGTTGCCGGTGACCACGGCCTGCGGATGCACGAAGGCGGAGTGATGGACCACGGGCCGATATCCGTTGAACTCGTAGGTCATGACCGAGACGCCGGCCCGTATGGTGGGCCCACAGGGCGCAACTTAGGTCAGGTCCCGTCATCGGCCCATGTTAAGCCAGTGTTAAGCCTTTCGGTACGGCCTTCCCGGGCGGATGCCCCGGTTACTTTTGCCGCGCCCAACCCGCACCCTATGGCCCTCGGCTCGCTGTTCCAGATCTTCCGTCCGAAGGACCGGATCTTCTTCTTCCACTTCGAGGCCTCGGCGGCGAACGTGCTGCGGATGAGCGAGGACCTGCTGGCGATCATGACCACCGAGCCGGGCGCGCAGCGCACCGCCATCCTCGAGCGTCTGGAGATCACCGAGCGCGCCAACGACGACCTCACGCACACCATCTTCACGGAGCTGGCGCGCAACTTCATCACCCCGCTGGACCGGGAGGACATCCACTACCTGGCGAGCAGCCTGGACGACGTGGCGGACTTCATCCTGGCGGCGGCGAAGAACCTGGAGCTGTTCGGCATCGGCAAGCCCGACGACACGGCAAACGAGCTGGCGCGGCTGGTGAACGAAGGCTGCAAGATCATCCAGCTGGCCGTGCAGGGCCTGCGGCAGATGCACAAGGACAACCAGCACGCCGAACTGGTCGTGCGCATCAACGCCGTGGAGAACGAGGCCGATGAGGTGCACGACCGCGGCCTTCAGCGCCTCTTCGCCCAGGAGAAGGACCCCATCACCCTCATCAAGCAGCGCGACCTGTACGGCACGCTCGAACTGGCCACCGACAAGTGCGAGGACGTGGCCAACGTGCTGGAATCCATCATGCTGAAGTACGCCTGAGGACATGACGCTCCTGGTCGTCATCATTGTCCTGGCCCTGGTGTTCGACTACATCAACGGCTTCCACGACGCGGCGAACTCCATCGCCACCGTGGTGAGCACCAAGGTGCTGACCCCGCTGCAGGCAGTGGTGTGGGCGGCCTTCTTCAACTTCGCCGCCTTCTGGATCTTCCAGGACCATGCGGTGGCGAACACCATCAGCAAAACGGTCCATCAGGAGTTCATCACCCTGCCGGTGATCCTGGCCGGCCTCATCGCCGCCATCATCTGGAACCTGCTCACCTGGTGGTACGGCATCCCGTCCAGCAGTTCGCATACGCTCATCGGTGGCTTCGCCGGGGCGGCCCTGGCCCATGCCCTGGCCACCACCGAGGGGTTCGCCCTCACTGAGGTCATCGAAAGCGACAAGGTGACCAAGACCGTGATGTTCATCTTCCTGGCGCCGCTCGTGGGCATGGTGATCTCCATGTTCATCACGCTGGTGACCATCGTGCGCAACCTGTGGACACGCATCGCCTTCATCCTCGTGGCCGCAATGGCCACCTGGTTCCTGTTCATGCACCTGCAGCAGGGCAAGCTGGAGGAGAACCTGGCCAAGTACTACAAGGTCGACGTGCTGAAGAAAGCCGCGGCGGAGGACCCGGCCCGGACCGTGGACCTGGAGGCCGCGCGCGCACGCTACGAGGCCGCGCTCCCACACCTCACGGGCTTCGGCTCACGCGGGGGGGAGGGCATCGCGGAGGCCATCCGGAGCACCGCGGACCCGGAGGTGGACGTGGCCAAGCTGGCCAAGGGCCTCAACAAGTCGGACAACTCGATCATCCGGGTGGGCCTGATGTTCACCGTGCTGCTCTTCATCGCCGTGTACATCTACACCGAGAAGGTGCGCACACCCACCGCGCAGACGCTGGCCAACATGTTCAAGCGGCTTCAGCTGTTCAGTTCGGCGGCCTTCAGCATCGGCCACGGCGGCAACGACGCCCAAAAGGTGATGGGCATCATCACCGCGGCGCTCATCGCGCACGGCACCATCACGGACATCAAGGAGATGCCGACCTGGGTGCCGCTGGCCTGCTACACGGCCATCGGCCTGGGCACCCTGAGCGGTGGCTGGAAGATCGTCAAGACCATGGGCACCCGCATCACCAAGGTGACGCCATTGGAGGGCGTCTGCGCCGAGACCTCCGGCGCCATGACGCTCTACCTCACCGAGCAGATGGGCATCCCGGTGAGCACCACGCATACCATCACCGGGTCCATCATCGGCGTGGGGGCCACCAAACGTTTGAGCGCGGTCCGCTGGGGCGTCACCATCCAGCTGCTCTGGGCCTGGATCCTCACCATTCCCGTGAGCGCGCTGCTGGCCGGTCTGGCCTATTGGGTCTGCACCCTGTTCGGGCTCTGAGTCCCGCCTGTCCATAGGATCCCTGCCTCCGGGCTACCTTCGGCGCATGGCCATCCTGCTGCACGACGCCGGCGCCCATCGCCACCTGCTGCCGCTCACCTTCACGCGCCCCGTCGGCGCGCTCCGGCCCGGCATCCTCACCATCGCCGAGGCGTGGTGGCGCATGACCGAGCTCCCGGTGGGCCACCGCACCGAGGCCTACTTGCATGAACGCTGGCCGGAGGTCGGCGGTGAAGTGGTGCGGGATGTCCGCGGCGGATCGCTGCCCCTGCCGGAGCTGGTGAGCGCGGTGCTGGACCTGGAGCCCGGCCGCATGCTGGTGAAGGACGGCCGCGTGCTGGCCATCTGCCGCACGGGCGCACAACCCCCGGCGGAGGCGGACTGGAACGCACCACCCACCTACCTGGTGCCGGTGCCGTTCGCCGGTGAGGTGGTGGAGATCACCCGGCCCTGGCACCTCTTCCAGCACTGCGGCCGCGCGATCATCAACGATTTCGCCCTGCTCACCGAGGGCCGGCGTTCGCAACCATTGAGCGGCCTCAATACCGTGGTGGGCGACCCCTCCCTCGTGTTCCTGGAGGAAGGCGCCGTGGTGGAGGCCGCCATCCTCAACACACGGGGCGGGCCCATCCACATCGGCAAGGGCGCCGAGGTGATGGAGGGGACAATGATCCGTGGCCCCTTCGCCCTGGGCGCGCATGCCCAGCTGAAGATGGGCGCCAAGATCTACGGGCCGAGCAGCTTCGGGCCGGAATGCCGGGTGGGCGGCGAGGTCAACAACAGCGTCATCCTCGGCTACAGCAACAAGGGCCACGACGGGTTCCTGGGCAACAGTGTGCTCGGCGAGTGGTGCAACCTGGGCGCCGACACCAACACGAGCAACCTGAAGAACACCTACGGGCCGGTGAAGGTGTGGAGCTACGCCGACCGGGCCATGGCGGATACGGGGCTGCAGTTCTGCGGGCTGATCATGGGCGACCACGGCAAAAGCGGCATCAACACCATGTTCAACACCGGCACGGTGGTGGGTGTGGCGTCGAACGTCTTCGGCGGGGGCTTTCCCCCGAAACACATTCCCTGCTTTTCGTGGGGCGGCGCCGATGGGCTTGTCGAGCACGCCTTGGACAAGGCGCTGCACACGGCCCAGCGTGTGATGGAGCGGCGCTCCATGCCCTTGGACGCTGCCGACCGGGCGGTGCTCGCCCATGTGCATGCCGTCACAGCCGGCGATCGCGCATGACCTGACGGAAGGGCAGGCGATGGATCCGGGCATGGGCCTTGAAGGGTTGGCCCCGCCTTCTGTGAAAAAACCACGTCCGGCGCTGACCGGTCATGGGGATACCTTTGAACCTGTCATCCTGGCACCCACGTTGATGAACGACCTCTTGCACAGCGACCCTGCCCTCTTCAGTTCCGAGGCCCTCGAGAACGAGACCGAGCTCATCCCCTTGATCACGGCCGAGGACGAGGAGCAGATGAACGCGGAGACCACCCCGCCGGAGCTGCCCATCCTGCCGCTGCGCAACACGGTGCTCTTCCCCGGCGTGGTGATCCCCATCACGGTGGGGCGCGATCGCAGCATCCGCCTGATCCAGGACGTGTACCGCGGCAACCGCACCCTGGGCGTGGTGAGCCAGAAGGACAGCCAGATCGAGGAGCCCAATGCCGACGACCTGAACCGGGTGGGCACGCTGGCGCAGATCATCCGCATGCTGCGGATGCCGGACGGCAGCACCACGGCCATCATCCAGGGCAAGAAGCGCTTCGAGGTGCTCGAGATGGTGCGCATGGACCCCTACTTCACGGCGCGCATCAAGGAGTTCGCGGAGGTGCGCCCGGCGAAGGACGACAAGGAGTTCCATGCCCTGGTGAGCAGCTTGAAGGACCTGGCGCTGGAGATCATCAAGCAGAGCCCGCACATCCCCACGGAGGCCCAGTTCGCCCTGCGCAACATCGACTCGCCCTCGTTCCTGGTGAACTTCATCAGCAGCAACATGAACGCCGAGGTGGCCGAGAAGCAGCGCATGCTGGAGGTGGCCGACCTGCGCGAGCGGGCCAAGCTGCTGCTGGCGCACCTCACCAAGGAGCTGCAGATGCTGCAGATGAAGAACGAGATCCAGAGCAAGGTGCGCACCGAGGTGGACCGCCAGCAGCGCGAGTACTTCCTGCATCAGCAGATGAAGACCATCCAGGACGAGCTGGGCGGCAACCCCATCGAGCAGGAGCTGGAGGAGATGCGGGCGAAGGCGGCGAAGAAGAAGTGGAGCGCCAAAGTGGGGGAGACCTTCGAGAAGGAGTTGATGAAACTGCAGCGCATGAACCCCGCCGGCGCCGAGTTCAGCGTGCAGTACAACTACGTGCAGCTGCTCCTTGAGCTGCCCTGGGGCGAGTACAGCGAGGACAAGTTCGACCTGCGGAACGCGCAGAAGATCCTGGACCGCGACCACTTCGGTCTGGAGAAGGTGAAGGAGCGCATCATCGAGCACCTGGCGGTGCTGAAGCTGAAGGGCGACATGAAGGCCCCGATCATCTGCCTGTACGGTCCGCCGGGCGTGGGCAAGACCAGCCTGGGCAAGAGCATGGCCGAAGCCCTGGGCCGCAAGTACGTGCGCATGAGCCTGGGGGGGCTGCATGACGAGGCCGAGATCCGCGGCCACCGCAAGACCTACATCGGCGCCATGCCCGGCCGCTTGATCCAGAGCATGAAGAAGGCCGGCACCAGCAACCCGCTCTTCGTGCTCGATGAGATCGACAAGGTGGGCCGCAGCAACCAGGGCGACCCCGCCAGCGCCCTGTTGGAAGTGCTGGACCCCGAGCAGAACAGCGCGTTCCATGACAATTTCGTGGAGATCGAGTACGACCTCAGCCGCGTGATGTTCATCGCCACGGCCAACAGCCTCAGCACCATCCATCCGGCGCTGCGCGACCGCATGGAGATCATCGAGGTGAATGGATACACCGAGGAGGAGAAGGTGGAGATCGCCCTGCGCCACCTGCTGCCCAAACAGTTCACCGAGAACGGCATCAAGCCCAAACAGCTCAAGCTGGCCCCGGGCCTCATCGAGGCCATCATCGAGCAGTACACGGACGAGAGCGGCGTGCGCACCCTGGAGAAGCGCATCGCCAAGCTGGTGCGCCACCGCGCCAAGCAGATCGCGCTCAAGCAGAAGCACAGCGTCACCATCACGGTGGACGACCTGGTGAGGATCTACGGCCCGAGCCACGCGCGCGACAAGTACCAGGGCAACGATGTGGCCGGCGTGGTCACCGGCCTGGCGTGGACGCCCACCGGTGGGGACATCCTCTTCATCGAGACCAGCATCACCAAGGGCGAGGGCAAGCTCACCCTCACCGGCAACCTGGGCGACGTGATGAAGGAGAGCGCCATCATCGCGCTGGAGTACCTCAAGGCCCACAGCGACATCATCGGGATCGACGCCGACGTGTTCAAGCGCTGGAATGTGCACGTGCACGTGCCCGAGGGGGCTACGCCCAAGGACGGTCCCAGCGCCGGCATCGCCATGCTGACCAGCATCGCCAGCGCCTTCACCCAGCAGAAGGTGCGCAAGTTCACGGCCATGACCGGCGAGATCACCCTGCGCGGACGGGTGCTGCCCGTCGGCGGCATCAAGGAGAAGATCCTCGCCGCCAAACGCGCGGGCATCAAGGAGATCCTGCTCAGCGCGGACAACCGCAAGGACATCGAGGACATCGACGCGCGCTACACCAAGGGCATGCGCTTCACCTACGTCACCGAGATGATCGAGGTGGTGAAGCACGCCCTGCTGAAGGAGAAGGTGGAGAACGCGCTGAAGGTGGCGTAGGCTTGTCGCTGCTCGGCTGCAGGTCAACGTGCAACGACGAAACGGTAATTCCTCTTTGCGTGGGGCTGGGCGGTTGAAACGATCAGGCCATAGGTCCCTGGAGCCAACCCTCTAACGTCAATGCTATTGGTGCCGGAGCGTAGCGATCCTTTCATGGCCGTGTCGTGCCCGTTCACCCCGATGATGGAATACTGAGCTTGATGCTCCCCTGTGATAGCGTCGGATCCGTCAAGGTCCACATGAAGCACATCGGCTGACGGGTTCGGCCACATCCGGTGCACCGGACCCAGTGGAACATCGATTTCGACCACTCCAACGCTGCCACATCCCGGAACCAAGCACCCGTCCGCGTCAAGCTTCAGGACCCAGATGACCGTTCCGAACGTGAAGCTAAGTCGGGTCGTCCCGCACAGCGCGATGGATCCGTCAGCTAACTCGGTGATGTCGTTGAGCATGTTGACCGCGCCGCCCGTGAGGAACCGGAACCTGCGTTTCCACAGTAGTGGGCCGCTCGAAGCCACGCGGTATAGGACCCCGTGGAATCCGTTCGTGTCCGCAGGAGTACTATAGCCGCATGTCAGCAGATCGCCGTTCGATGCTAGCTCCACATCATCCAGCATGGCGAATTCACTGATCGCAGTGTCGAACCTGCTCAGCCAGACCTTGTTTCCGTTGATGGTGTTCAAGCGTGTCAAGAACTGCTCCGTTTCGGGTGCGCCGATCCCGCTTTCGTCCCAGCAACCCCCGGCCAGTACAGGGTCACCGTTATCGAGGCATGCGATCTTCCTCGCGACCGCACTGTGGTTGTAGGTTCCAGGCCAGTTGGACATGAAGGGTTGATTCCAGATCTGATC
Proteins encoded in this region:
- a CDS encoding HAMP domain-containing histidine kinase translates to MSPTEPTGTGDPRALNERLHRLSHDLKNRIGATLEALRGLREPVPGLDADELHRFAERNLFLAMHTLERALDDLGVERGPGALDLRPTDLASIARLAAERSAARFARKQQTLDLDIAGPLPIRGEQDVLVDLVHALLTNASKFAPEGSTIRMQAIPHDQDAVVRVIDRGVGLSAEDLAQVFDRYAWLGSQPTAGEGQSRSTLARARQWAQAHGGRLVAHSAGPGTGCTFMLAVPLSSGA
- a CDS encoding cation:proton antiporter, with translation MQIPLLQEIVIILGLSVGMILLFKRFKLPVLLGFLATGALCGPHGFGLVGATHEVELLAEVGVIFLLFVIGIEFSLSSLVSVARTVLVGGTLQVAGTVALTAAAAHALGLAWPPSIFLGFLFALSSTAIVLKLLQEQGAVGAPHGRVASAMLIYQDIVVVPMILLTPMLAGRSSDPFGDLFGMLGKMLVLLAIIYVLARYAVPRLLDAVVRTHSRELFITTIVVLCFATAWLTSAIGLSLALGAFFAGLVISESEHRFQATGNILPFHEVFISFFFVSIGMLLDAGYLVKHLGLVIAFTVLTLVGKTLIATAAAMVLRYPLRTALLTGLALCQVGEFAFILSATGLEQKLLTRDHYQLFLSVSIATMGLAPVIIGGSGRWTAVLLRLFVPVRLRHRLDALVQARTEARTTHRLSDHLVIVGYGLNGRNVAQTARLAGIAHVVVEMDPDLAEQARSLGADVIIGDASNEHVLEEVHVARARVVVVAISDPAATRRVVSRVRRMSDAPHLIVRTRYLNDIEELRRLGANEVVPEEFETSIEIFARTLRRYLVPENEVEELVTRVRGSHYRALRSMDRGGPPETLAVNPSEQELAALPVRFGKGRVVGQRLMDVDLKGRFGVSVLAIKRGGRVLTGVDGTSRVQPDDVLYVLGPPDGVNMLDRMLRD
- a CDS encoding inorganic phosphate transporter → MTLLVVIIVLALVFDYINGFHDAANSIATVVSTKVLTPLQAVVWAAFFNFAAFWIFQDHAVANTISKTVHQEFITLPVILAGLIAAIIWNLLTWWYGIPSSSSHTLIGGFAGAALAHALATTEGFALTEVIESDKVTKTVMFIFLAPLVGMVISMFITLVTIVRNLWTRIAFILVAAMATWFLFMHLQQGKLEENLAKYYKVDVLKKAAAEDPARTVDLEAARARYEAALPHLTGFGSRGGEGIAEAIRSTADPEVDVAKLAKGLNKSDNSIIRVGLMFTVLLFIAVYIYTEKVRTPTAQTLANMFKRLQLFSSAAFSIGHGGNDAQKVMGIITAALIAHGTITDIKEMPTWVPLACYTAIGLGTLSGGWKIVKTMGTRITKVTPLEGVCAETSGAMTLYLTEQMGIPVSTTHTITGSIIGVGATKRLSAVRWGVTIQLLWAWILTIPVSALLAGLAYWVCTLFGL
- a CDS encoding DMT family protein, yielding MRGLWTILLLIASNTFMTLAWYGHLKFQEWHWAKRLGLFSIILISWGIAFFEYVLQVPANRLGHAGHGGPFTLVQLKVVQEVITLVVFAVFTLVAFRSEPLRWNHALAAVLLVAAVWLVFKDR
- a CDS encoding response regulator, yielding MKKVLIIEDEAIISFGYRLQIERMGFEVIGVARSSEEAEDLLDQERPDVIIMDVYLKGPRTGLDLARQIHATDPIPILFLTASTKPEVVDAIRALKGARYLAKPISSDGLTDMLEQLLRANVAH
- a CDS encoding transferase hexapeptide repeat family protein — its product is MTYEFNGYRPVVHHSAFVHPQAVVTGNVVIGADVYIGPGAALRGDWGEIVVKDGCNVQENCTIHMFPGVKVVLHPGAHIGHGAIIHGATIGANCLVGMNAVLMDNVVLGEGCIVGALSFLPADSVWDARQVIVGNPARAVKEVSDEMLAWKTEGTRLYQQLPAQLHATLKPCEPLREVDRSKPPITAQYRTWNATRRSDRPGSSLGDDRS
- a CDS encoding NYN domain-containing protein; protein product: MAGATALKVGVFYDGSYFTHVSNYYNYVHPHRRRIHIGGLHDYIRHMVGEREGTHPNLCHIIDAHFFRGRFTAREANEKPNQLYYDRVFDDVLMYNAVQTHYLPVKDLMGRKREKGIDVLMALETYELCMLKRYDIVVLIASDGDHVPLVRKLHALGCKTMLLGWDFEFTDQESGEVQVTKTSTDLWNEVSYPMPMHDLIDEGLRDNDAVVRELFVLRDTTVREGEEGAPMSAALPVDDERHRSTVMSLHNGYGFIRFPDNNLFFLRDDLIDIPFAELVVGDELEFNVAMNAKGQRVAKRITRPS
- a CDS encoding response regulator; this translates as MPAADHIEHILLIDDEEDCNFVTRMVLKRSGFTGRITCFTNATTALEHLRSERDRPDLMFVDINMPGMTGFDLVGACEDDGILPNDHTSVVMFSSSNRPCDMDQARRYRSVIGYVEKALTVESFERVVAGHQARKASENTPTP
- a CDS encoding DUF47 domain-containing protein; amino-acid sequence: MALGSLFQIFRPKDRIFFFHFEASAANVLRMSEDLLAIMTTEPGAQRTAILERLEITERANDDLTHTIFTELARNFITPLDREDIHYLASSLDDVADFILAAAKNLELFGIGKPDDTANELARLVNEGCKIIQLAVQGLRQMHKDNQHAELVVRINAVENEADEVHDRGLQRLFAQEKDPITLIKQRDLYGTLELATDKCEDVANVLESIMLKYA